The following are encoded in a window of Narcine bancroftii isolate sNarBan1 chromosome 2, sNarBan1.hap1, whole genome shotgun sequence genomic DNA:
- the atp5mj gene encoding ATP synthase subunit ATP5MJ, mitochondrial produces MAGRAVAEWWFKMKPYALAYRELWPSLAITAVLFYKISYGGKKAVKDSKGCTRSDIDIGGKKLNLLVIDPGGSQVEIV; encoded by the exons ATGGCCGGCCGAGCTGTTGCAGAATGGTGGTTTAAAATGAAACCTTACGCTTTAGCTTACCGGGAATTATGGCCAAGTTTAGCTATCACGGCTGTCTTATTCTACAAGATATCATATGGAG GTAAAAAAGCAGTAAAGGACA GTAAAGGTTGTACAAGATCTGACATTGATATCGGGGGAAAAAAATTG AATCTTCTAGTCATTGACCCTGGAGGTTCGCAAGTTGAAATTGTGTGA